CGCTCGGCAAGGTCGGCGACTTCCCGGTGGAGACGCAGAACGTGACGGAGCTGATGGAGCGCGAGACCCGGCGGGGTGAGGCCGAGCAGCTGCGGCTCTTCTACGTGGCCACGACCCGCAGTCGCGACCACCTGGTCCTCCCGCTCCTCTTCGGGCTCACCCCGCGCGGCTTTGCGGCGTTCTGCGCGCCTCTGTTGGGAGACGACGGCTCCCCCGGCACGCGACGCGTCCTCGTGGATCCCGGCGCCCCCCCGGTGCCGGCGCCGCGGTCGACGCCGGTGCCCGCCCTGATCCCGCGGCAGGCGTGGGCCGCGGAGCGCGAGGCGGCGCTCAGCCGCGGGCGGCAACCGGCGACGGCGATCCTTCACCCCGGCCACCGACCGACCCGCGGCGAGGGCGCGCGGCTCGGCGCGCTCGTCCACGCGGCGCTCGCCCTCGCCGACCTTGCCCGGCCGTCCGCCGCGGCCGCCATCGAGGCCGCCGCCGCGCGGCTCGGAGAGGCCGGTGAGCGTGTGGCGACCGCGCGCCGGCTCGTCGAGCTCGCCCTCGCCTCACCGCCCTACCAGCGCGCGGCCGGGGCCCCACGGGCGCTCCGCGAGCTGCCGGTCGCCGCGGTCGTGGACGGCCGGCTCGTCGAGGGTGTCGTCGATCTCGTGCTCGAGACGCCGGACGGCGTCGTCGCGGTCGAGGTCAAGCTGGCGCCGGCGGACGAGGCGGCCCGCGATCAGCTCGCCGCGTACTGCCGGGCTCTGGCGGCGGCCGGGCTCCGCGTCGCCGAGGCTTGCCTGCTGGTCCTCGGCCCGGACGGGGCCGAGGTGCTCCCGGTCGCCGTGCCGGCGTCCTGACCCTCAGCTGCGAAGAAGTTCCCGAACCTTTCGCGAGAGGGTCTCCGGAGTGAAGGGTTTCTGGAGGAAGCCCGTTCCGCGCTCCCTGGTTCCAGCCACCCCGGCATCATCCGTGTAGCCTGACATGTAGAGCACCTTGATCCCCGGACGGTTGGCCGTCAACCGCTGAGCGAGCTCGCGGCCCGTCATCCCCGGCATGACCATGTCGGTCAGCAGCAGCTGGATGAGGCCGACGTGCCGCTCGCTGACGCTGAGCGCTTCGCCGCCGTGCCGGGCTTCCAGCACACTGTAGCCACTCTCCTGGAGGACCTCCGCGATGATCGCCCTCACCGCGTCCTCGTCCTCCACGAGGAGGATGGTCTCCGAGGCCTGCCGTGCGTCGGGGGTGCTGACGGCTCCCTCCCTTCGCTCGATGGCAGCCTCGGCGCGTGGCAGGTAGATCTCGAAGGTCGTGCCCCGACCGGGAGTGCTGGACACCCAGATGTTGCCTCCACTCTGCTTGACGATCCCATACACGGTGGCCAGGCCCAGGCCGGTCCCTTTGTCGGGCCTTTTGGTCGTGAAGAACGGCTCGAAGAGGTGCGCTTGAGTCTCGGCGTCCATCCCGTGCCCGGTGTCAGTGACCGAAAGGCGCACGTAGCGCCCGGGCTGGCCACCCGGGTACCGGCGGGCGGACACGTCGTCCAGCTCGACCTCGGCGGTGGCGAGGGCGAGACGGCCGCCGTTGGGCATGGCGTCACGGGCGTTGACCGCCAGGTTGAGGATCACCTGCCCGAGCTGGCCCGGGTCGGCCCTGACCGCGCCCAATGCCGGCTGCAAGGTCGTGACCAGCTCGATGTCTTCCCCGATCAGTCGCCCCAGCATCCTCTCCATGCCAGCGACGACCCGGTTCAGATCCAGGACCTCGGGCTGGAGCACTTGCCGGCGGCTGAACGCGAGAAGCTGGCCGGTCAGGTCGGACGCCCGGCGCGCGGCATCCTCGACGATGTCCAGCCCCTGGCGCAGCGGGTGATGGCGTCCCAGCCGATCGGCCAGCAGCGCGGTCTGCCCGATGATGACGGTGAGCAGGTTGTTGAAGTCGTGAGCCACGCCGCCCGCCAGTCGCCCCACCGCGTCCATTTTTTGAGCTTGGATCAGCTGAGCTTGAGTGCGTGAAAGCTCCTGGTAGGCGTCCTTCGCCTCCTGGCTCTTGCTCTGCAGCTCCTCGGTCCGTGCCGCCACTTCCTGCTCGAGCGTCTCGGCGTATTCCCGGAGGGTCTGCTCCTGAACTTCGCGCCGGTAGACCTGGCTGACCAGCGGGACCAGGATCGCGTAGAGGGCCAGGCCGCCGACGATGGAAATCGTCCAGATCACGAAGCGCCCCCATCGGATGGTCGCCTCCAGCCGCTGGGGCGCCTTGTACACTTCGAGGACACCCAGGACCCGGCCGTCGTCCTTGGAAAAGAGGGGGACGTACACTTCGGCGAGCAGCGCGAAGGCACTGCGCTCGTACGCGTGCTCGCGCTTGGTCAGGGTCTTGATCTCGACGGCGACCTTTCCCCTCAGGGCGGCCTGGAGTTCTTCGTTGTCGGGGAATCGCTGTCCGATCAAGTGAGATTCGTCCGACCAGATGACGGTCGCCTGTCGATCCCAGACCTTGACGCGGACGACCTCGGGCAGGGTGGAGAAAAGGCGGGAGAACTCCCTTCCCCAGCGCTCTCGAGTCGCCTCGTCCGGGGAACCGACCAGAAAGGCGTCGAGGCCGGCCCGCTCCACTTCGCGGCGGGCCAGGGCCGCGGTGTTCTCCCATTCCCAGTCCGACACCGCCCGGGTCAAGAGAGTCGACAGCGCCGCGCCCATGACGAAGGCCAGGGAGGAGACGCACAGAAAGCAGAGGATGGCGAACCGACTGACCAGGAAGCGTTTCACTCCGGCTCCGACGATGCCGTCCTCCCGGCTCAGCGATTCCCCGGGGATGTCGGGGCCCCATCATACCCCTGGACGGTAGCCGGTTCCCAGACGGGGCGGGGTCAAGGGCCGGGGCTGCGCCGCGCATTGATTTTCCGGGGCCGCCGGCCGTATCCTACCCCCTACGGCGGCCGGGCCAGCCCGGCGGCCGAGCCAAGCGCCCATCCCGAGGGAGGCAGAGCATGAGCAAGCAGGTCATCCAGGCGAGCGTCCTCTACCGCGACCTCCAGCGCCGGTATCCCGTCATCGTCCGCGGGGAGGGCGTCTACCTCTGGGACGCCGATGGCAAGCGCTACCTCGACGGCTCGGGCGGCTCCTCGGCGGTCACGTCCATCGGCCACGGGGTGAAGGAGATCGCCGACGCGATGGCGGCCCAGGCCCGCAAGGTCGCCTTCGTCCCCATGCACATGTTCACCAGTGAGCCGCTCCCCGCGCTCGCCGAGG
The sequence above is drawn from the Candidatus Methylomirabilota bacterium genome and encodes:
- a CDS encoding ATP-binding protein produces the protein MKRFLVSRFAILCFLCVSSLAFVMGAALSTLLTRAVSDWEWENTAALARREVERAGLDAFLVGSPDEATRERWGREFSRLFSTLPEVVRVKVWDRQATVIWSDESHLIGQRFPDNEELQAALRGKVAVEIKTLTKREHAYERSAFALLAEVYVPLFSKDDGRVLGVLEVYKAPQRLEATIRWGRFVIWTISIVGGLALYAILVPLVSQVYRREVQEQTLREYAETLEQEVAARTEELQSKSQEAKDAYQELSRTQAQLIQAQKMDAVGRLAGGVAHDFNNLLTVIIGQTALLADRLGRHHPLRQGLDIVEDAARRASDLTGQLLAFSRRQVLQPEVLDLNRVVAGMERMLGRLIGEDIELVTTLQPALGAVRADPGQLGQVILNLAVNARDAMPNGGRLALATAEVELDDVSARRYPGGQPGRYVRLSVTDTGHGMDAETQAHLFEPFFTTKRPDKGTGLGLATVYGIVKQSGGNIWVSSTPGRGTTFEIYLPRAEAAIERREGAVSTPDARQASETILLVEDEDAVRAIIAEVLQESGYSVLEARHGGEALSVSERHVGLIQLLLTDMVMPGMTGRELAQRLTANRPGIKVLYMSGYTDDAGVAGTRERGTGFLQKPFTPETLSRKVRELLRS